One genomic region from Vidua macroura isolate BioBank_ID:100142 chromosome 18, ASM2450914v1, whole genome shotgun sequence encodes:
- the GAL3ST1 gene encoding galactosylceramide sulfotransferase has translation MLWHGKPWRSMCKGLVLGTLLTSFMLLLYSYAVPPLQVSVTEIPVPFSCSSHLSPVQAPSPPNGTGSTSGWSCRPKLNVMFMKTHKTASSTILNILFRFGEKHRLKFAFPNGRNDFYYPSFFERSQVQHYRPGVCFNIICNHMRFHYEEVRKLLPPDTTFVTVLRDPAYLFESSFHYFGPVIPLTWKITGEDKLDEFLRDPQHYYDPNGFNAHYLQNLLFFDFGYDSSMDANSPLVEEHIQEIDRRFHLVMLLEYFDESLVLLKDLLCWQLEDVLYFKLNARKGSTVSRLTPELYEQATAWNLIDAKLYRYFNATFWRKVEAYGRERMARDVAELQRENKKMTSICIDGGHAVDASAIQESSMQPWQPLGEKTILGYNLKKKISKKHQKLCRKMLTPEIQYLTDLGANLWITKLWSYVRDFLKW, from the exons ATGCTGTGGCATGGGAAGCCCTGGAGGTCCATGTGCAAGGGGCTGGTCCTGGGGACCCTCCTGACCAGTTTCATGTTGCTGCTCTACTCCTACGCCGTCCCCCCACTGCAAGTCAGCGTCACTGA GATCCCTGtccccttctcctgctcctcccaccTGTCCCCCGTCCAGGCTCCGTCCCCACCCAATGGCACGGGCAGCACCTCGGGGTGGAGCTGCCGGCCCAAGCTCAACGTCATGTTCATGAAGACCCACAAGACCGCCAGCAGCACCATCCTCAACATCCTCTTCCGCTTTGGGGAGAAGCATCGCCTGAAATTCGCCTTCCCCAACGGCCGCAACGACTTCTACTACCCATCCTTCTTCGAGCGCAGCCAGGTGCAGCACTACCGGCCCGGGGTGTGCTTCAACATCATCTGCAACCACATGCGCTTCCACTACGAGGAGGTGCGCAAGCTCCTGCCGCCCGACACCACCTTCGTGACGGTGCTGCGGGACCCTGCGTACCTCTTCGAGTCCTCCTTCCACTACTTCGGGCCCGTCATCCCCCTCACCTGGAAGATCACGGGGGAGGATAAGCTGGATGAGTTCCTCCGGGACCCCCAGCACTACTACGACCCCAACGGGTTCAACGCTCACTACCTCCAAAACCTCCTGTTCTTCGACTTTGGCTACGACAGCAGCATGGACGCCAACAGCCCACTGGTGGAGGAACACATCCAGGAGATCGACCGCCGCTTCCACCTCGTCATGTTGCTCGAGTACTTTGATGAGTCGCTGGTGCTGCTCAAGgacctgctgtgctggcagctggaggaTGTCCTCTACTTCAAGCTCAATGCCCGCAAGGGCTCCACGGTGTCCCGGCTGACCCCTGAGCTGTACGAGCAGGCGACCGCCTGGAACCTCATCGACGCCAAGCTCTACCGCTACTTCAATGCCACCTTTTGGCGCAAGGTGGAGGCCTACGGGAGGGAGAGGATGGCCAGGGACgtggctgagctgcagagggagaaCAAGAAGATGACCAGCATCTGCATCGACGGGGGACACGCCGTGGATGCCAGCGCTATCCAGGAGTCCTCcatgcagccctggcagcccttAGGGGAGAAGACCATCCTGGGGTACAACTTGAAGAAGAAGATCAGCAAGAAGCACCAGAAGCTGTGCCGCAAGATGCTGACGCCCGAAATCCAGTACCTGACTGACCTGGGGGCCAACCTCTGGATCACCAAGCTATGGAGCTACGTGCGGGACTTCCTCAAGTGGTAG
- the PES1 gene encoding pescadillo homolog: MGGLEKKKYERGAATNYITRNRARKKLQLSLPDFRRLCILKGIYPHEPKHKKKVNKGSTAPRTFYLLKDIKFLLHEPIVNKFREYKVFVRKLRKAYGKSEWGTVERLKDNKPTYKLDHIVKERYPTFVDALRDLDDALSMCFLFSTFPRTGKCHVQTIQLCRRLAVEFQNYVIASRSLRKVFLSIKGIYYQAEVLGQPITWITPYAFAHDHPTDVDYRVMATFTEFYTTLLGFVNFRLYHSLNLLYPPKIDSQAEDELKPAEGKEYAMDSESYLERLSALSASLARAVAPAHEDEVEMDEFPVEGETAELMDAKKKEQEALEKHKKLFEGLRFFLNREVPREPLAFIIRCFGGQVSWDKSLCIGATYDATDPSITHHIIDRPRLDKQVVGRYYLQPQWVFDSVNAKLCLPVADYFPGALLPPHLSPFVTEKEGDYVPPEKLKLLALQRGENPEEESEEEEEEEEEEGDNDKEEEEEEDESEKEEEMKLQKMEEQKMEEQKTQSNKVLPVKVTAGKVRVEDKQRLEQEQQSEEKRLAIMMMKKREKYLYKKIMFGKKRKIREANKLAEKRKAHDAALKEQKKKNKKARQA, encoded by the exons ATGGGCGGGCTGGAGAAGAAGAAG TACGAGCGCGGAGCCGCCACCAACTACATCACCCGGAACCGGGCGCGGaagaagctgcagctgagcctgcCCGACTTCAG gCGCCTCTGCATCCTCAAGGGCATTTACCCCCACGAGCCCAAGCACAAGAAGAAGGTGAACAAGGGCTCCACCGCCCCCAGGACCTTCTACCTGCTCAAGGACATCAAATTCCTGCTCCATGAGCCCATCGTCAACAAATTCCGGGAGTACAAG GTGTTCGTCAGGAAGCTGCGGAAGGCCTACGGGAAGAGCGAGTGGGGCACTGTGGAGAGGCTGAAGGACAACAAACCCACCTACAAACTCGACCACATCGTCAAAGAGAG gtaCCCCACGTTCGTGGACGCCCTGCGGGACCTGGACGATGCCCTGTCCATGTGCTTCCTGTTCTCCACCTTCCCCCGCACGGGCAAGTGCCACGTGCAGACCATCCAGCTGTGCCGGCGCCTGGCCGTGGAGTTCCAGAACTACGTCATCGCCTCCCGCTCCCTGCGCAAG GTGTTCCTCTCCATCAAGGGCATCTACTACCAGGCAGAGGTGCTGGGGCAGCCCATCACCTGGATCACCCCCTACGCCTTCGCCCACGAC CACCCCACAGACGTGGATTACCGGGTCATGGCCACCTTCACCGAGTTCTACACCACCCTCCTGGGCTTCGTCAACTTCCGCCTCTACCACTCCCTGAACCTGCTGTACCCCCCCAAG atTGACAGCCAGGCTGAGGATGAGCTGAAGCCTGCAGAGGGCAAGGAGTATGCCATGGATTCAGAGAGCTACCTGGAG aggctCTCAGCTCTGAGCGCCAGCCTGGCCCGGGCAGTGGCTCCAGCCCACGAGGATGAGGTGGAGATGGATGAATTCCCAGTGGAGGGG gagacagcagagctgatggacgccaagaagaaggagcaggaggctctggAGAAGCACAAGAAGCTCTTTGAGGGGCTGCGCTTCTTCCTCAACAGGGAGGTGCCCCGGGAGCCGCTGGCCTTCATCATCCG GTGCTTTGGTGGCCAGGTGTCCTGGGACAAGTCCCTGTGCATCGGTGCCACCTACGACGCCACCGACCCTTCCATCACCCACCACATCATCGACCGGCCCCGCCTGGACAAGCAGGTGGTTGGCAG GTACTACCTGCAGCCCCAGTGGGTTTTTGACTCGGTCAACGCCAAGCTGTGCCTGCCCGTGGCGGATTATTTCCCCGGGGCCCTGCTGCCCCCGCACCTCTCGCCCTTCGTGACAGAGAAGGAGGGTGACTACGTCCCTCCCGAGAAGCTgaagctgctggccctgcagaggggaGAGAATCCAG AGGAAGAgagtgaagaggaagaagaagaggaggaagaggaaggtgaCAATGacaaagaagaggaagaagaggaagatgagTCTGAGAAAGAAGAGGAGATGAAATTACAGAAGATGGAAGAGCAGAAAATGGAAGAGCAGAAGACTCAGAGCAATAAG GTGCTTCCTGTGAAGGTGACAGCTGGGAAGGTGCGGGTGGAGGACAAGCAgcgcctggagcaggagcagcagagcgAGGAGAAGCGCTTGGCCATCATGATGATGAAGAAGAGGGAGAAGTACCTCTACAAGAAGATCATGTTCGGGAAGAAGCGCAAAATCCGTGAG GCCAACAAACTGGCTGAAAAGAGGAAAGCCCACGACGCAGCCCTCAAGGAGCAGaagaagaagaacaagaaggcGCGGCAAGCGTGA
- the TCN2 gene encoding transcobalamin-2, translating into MGLPLVLLLLLPAVLPARCCEPPEGSAGAVRALSARLLGLAGDPARDPDPAVYLALRLARQHDPRLEQRYLERLQDAFQHPYGRSLRGHGHSRWDAESGTSAAEPPRTGRLALYLLGLQATCPPLSPHRSLVTWLKYYLEEDWTGSRQQGHPITSYYQYGLGVLALCVHRKRVREEVVRRLLTAQHHGKLGHGGNTVDTEAVVALAFTCLERRRLVGTELAAKLRVAAHEASRNMAEAQGPDGIIGNIYSTPWALQVFLATGECQTEPAFGQAMAALQENLGAFGTAATMAQVLPVLHGRSYLDIASMHCGEEPDTLTPLDMEPLAEVPGNKMVQLVVECPLPWCYELRLYDRLVPVPAAASLLDVLQAAAALEPRDFRFHTQDTPQGPFLTEVLGLQARQEKRNYWQILTAPNTPLQMGIADYRPQDGETLILRLSEW; encoded by the exons ATGGGGCTGCCGCTCgtcctgctgctgttgctgcccGCGGTCCTGCCCGCCCGCTGCTGCG AGCCCCCGGAGGGCTCGGCGGGTGCCGTGCGGGCGCTGAGCGCgcggctgctggggctggcggGGGACCCCGCGCGGGACCCCGACCCCGCCGTGTACCTGGCCCTGCGCCTGGCCCGCCAGCACGACCCGCGGCTGGAGCAGCGCTACCTGGAGCGGCTGCAGGACGCCTTCCAGCACCCCTATGGCAG GAGCCTGCGGGGCCACGGCCACTCCCGTTGGGATGCTGAGAGTGGCAC GAGCGCGGCGGAGCCCCCGCGCACGGGGCGGCTGGCACTGtacctgctggggctgcaggccaCCTGCCCCCCACTCAGTCCCCATCGCTCGCTGGTGACATGGCTCAAGTACTACCTGGAGGAGGACTGGACAG GCTCCCGGCAGCAAGGCCACCCCATCACCAGTTACTACCAGTACGGGCTGGGCGTGCTGGCGCTGTGTGTGCACCGCAAGCGGGTCCGGGAGGAGGTGGTCCGGCGTCTCCTCACGGCCCAGCACCATGGAAAGCTCGGGCATGGCGGCAACACCGTGG aTACCGAGGCCGTGGTGGCACTGGCCTTCACCTGCCTGGAGCGGAGGAGGTTGGTGGGGACCGAGCTGGCGGCCAAGCTCCGGGTGGCCGCACACGAGGCCAGCAGGAACATGGCCGAGGCCCAGGGCCCCGACGGCATCATCGGCAACATCTACAGCACCCCGTGGGCCCTGCAG gtgttCCTGGCCACGGGCGAGTGCCAGACGGAGCCAGCGTTCGGCCAGGCCATGGCTGCACTGCAGGAGAACCTGGGAGCCTTCGGCACTGCCGCCACCATGGCCCAGGTGCTGCCGGTGCTGCATGGCCGCTCCTACCTGGACATCGCCTCCATGCACTGTGGGGAGGAGCCAG ACACACTGACACCTCTGGACATGGAGCCCCTGGCTGAGGTGCCGGGGAACAAGATGGTGCAGCTGGTGGTGGAGTGTCCCCTGCCCTGGTGCTACGAGCTCCGGCTCTACGACCGCCTGGTGCCCgtgcccgccgccgcctccctccTGGATGTGCTCCAGGCGGCTGCTGCGCTGGAACCCCGTGACTTCAG GTTCCACACCCAGGACACCCCCCAGGGCCCCTTCCTGactgaggtgctggggctgcaggcccGGCAGGAGAAGCGGAACTACTGGCAGATCCTGACTGCGCCCAACACCCCCCTGCAGATGG GTATCGCTGACTACAGGCCCCAGGATGGCGAGACCCTCATCCTGCGCCTCAGCGAGTGGTAG
- the SLC35E4 gene encoding solute carrier family 35 member E4 yields MAPGAGPGLEAAPLSARRHRRVQRAGVPGGRQRRRCPRCPCPPRPARPAVTRWPRRAEPPPSAPAITKLSAGPGRRRRLPGTWYRHPGAEPRQHPRPGRRHRGERGQRGRHRGERRQRGRHRASAAVTATHRGALGRTGQSGEGRPEAAEPVPMCPRSRRSDEAAMSAAGAGTVRPWKPDPGQADGGRPPPGPALPLTLSVLAWLGTGTTMAGLNKWIFAAHGFRYPLLLSALHMLSGVAVGYPLGWARAPGPRPRARIYLLSLTFCTSVALGNLGLSYVQLDVAQAVATTTPLVTLVLGLLGGRRPHPLQFWAMGPVCAGAACSIAGGLCFSQPGCGFLLAATVLRALKSIQQSVLLQEDRLDALSLLGLTSLPSFVLLFGAAVALELGPSWQGVLRPDAALWGCVLLSCLGSVLYNLATSCLLSLTSALTLHLLGSLTVVGNLLLSWLLFGTRLGVLGYAGVALTLAGMVLYHQPRLLAACWGLRGLRRHLHHE; encoded by the exons ATGGCgccgggggccgggccgggttTGGAGGCAGCGCCCCTGTCAGCACGGAGGCACCGCAGGGTGCAGAGGGCCGGGGTGCCCGGCGGGCGGCAGCGCCGGCGGTGCCCCCGGTGCCCGTgtccgccgcgccccgcccgcccggcaGTGACGCGCTGGCCTCGCAGGGCGGAGCCTCCGCCCTCCGCTCCCGCCATCACCAAACTTTccgccggccccggccgccgccgccgcctccccggcACATGGTACCGCCACCCCGGCGCTGAGCCCCGCCAGCACCCCCGGCCGGGGCGACGCCACCGCGgggagcggggacagcgcggCCGCCACCGCGGGGAGCGGAGACAGCGCGGCCGCCACCGCGCCAGCGCCGCTGTCACCGCCACCCATCGCGGGGCTCTCGGGAGGACGGGGCAGAGCGGCGAGGGGCGGCCGGAGGCAGCGGAGCCGGTGCCCATGTGCCCGCGGTCGCGGCGGAGCGATGAAGCCGCGATgagcgcggcgggcgcgggcaCCGTGCGGCCCTGGAAGCCCGACCCGGGGCAGGCGGACGgggggcggccgccgccggggccggcGCTGCCGCTGACCCTCAGCGTGCTGGCCTGGCTGGGCACCGGCACCACCATGGCCGGCCTCAACAAGTGGATCTTCGCGGCGCACGGCTTCCGCTACCCGCTGCTGCTCTCGGCGCTGCACATGCTGTCCGGCGTGGCCGTGGGATACCCGCTGGGCTGGGCACGGGCACCgggcccccggccccgcgccaGGATCTACCTGCTCAGCCTCACCTTCTGCACCAGCGTGGCCCTGGGCAACCTGGGCCTGAGCTACGTGCAGCTGGACGTGGCACAGGCCGTGGCCACCACCACGCCGCTGGTGACgctggtgctggggctgctggggggcCGGCGGCCGCACCCGCTGCAGTTCTGGGCCATGGGGCCGGTGTGTGCCGGGGCCGCCTGCAGCATCGCCGGCGGGCTCTGCTTCTCCCAGCCCGGCTGCGGCTTCCTCCTGGCCGCCACCGTGCTCCGTGCCCTCAAGTCCATCCAGCAGA gtgtcctgctgcaggaggaccGTCTGGACGCGCTGTCCCTGCTCGGCCTGACGTCCCTGCCCAGCTTCGTGCTGCTGTTCGGGGCGGCCGTGGCGCTGGAGCTGGGCCCCTCGTGGCAGGGCGTCCTTCGCCCCGACGCCGCGCTCTGGGGCTGCGTCCTGCTCAGCTGCCTGGGCTCCGTCCTCTACAACCTGGCCACCtcctgcctcctgtccctcaCCTCGGCCCTCACGCTGCACCTCCTGGGCAGCCTCACCGTGGTGGGCAACCTGCTGCTGTCGTGGCTGCTGTTCGGCACGCGGCTGGGCGTGCTGGGCTACGCCGGTGTGGCGCTGACGCTGGCAGGGATGGTGCTGTACCACCAGCCCCGGCTCCTGGCCGCCTGCTGGGGCCTGCGTGGGCTGCGGCGGCACCTGCACCACGAGTAG